In Streptomyces thermolilacinus SPC6, a single genomic region encodes these proteins:
- a CDS encoding peptidase inhibitor family I36 protein, whose protein sequence is MSKYRGTVLFASALAVAALGLAPTAAQAQDKAPSAPAVAVPAGADAAAADGNLYAWEHSWKGGRQATWVGNSSNWTDRNMRNQASSVHNNGYAGAYDDVLLYWDANYGGAAYCLRNGNYLMDMRYDHFPYNGAGGGQAMNDNISSHRWVDYCAN, encoded by the coding sequence ATGTCCAAGTACCGAGGAACGGTCCTGTTCGCCTCCGCCCTGGCGGTGGCCGCGCTGGGCCTTGCCCCCACCGCCGCCCAGGCACAGGACAAGGCTCCGTCGGCCCCGGCCGTCGCGGTGCCCGCCGGTGCCGACGCGGCAGCGGCGGACGGCAACCTGTACGCCTGGGAGCACTCGTGGAAGGGCGGCCGCCAGGCCACCTGGGTCGGCAACAGCTCCAACTGGACCGACCGCAACATGCGCAACCAGGCCTCGTCGGTGCACAACAACGGCTACGCCGGCGCGTACGACGACGTGCTGCTGTACTGGGACGCCAACTACGGCGGTGCCGCGTACTGCCTGCGCAACGGCAACTACCTGATGGACATGCGCTACGACCACTTCCCGTACAACGGCGCCGGTGGCGGCCAGGCCATGAACGACAACATCTCCTCTCACCGCTGGGTGGACTACTGCGCCAACTGA
- a CDS encoding MbtH family protein, with product MSDSEEYRAEEYQVVLNDEEQYSIWRTDRPLPAGWHAEGTTGSRQECLDHIGRVWTDMRPLSLRRHLAAAGG from the coding sequence ATGAGCGACAGCGAGGAGTACCGGGCCGAGGAGTACCAGGTGGTGCTCAACGACGAGGAGCAGTACTCGATCTGGCGGACCGACCGCCCGCTGCCCGCGGGCTGGCACGCCGAGGGCACGACCGGTTCCCGCCAGGAGTGCCTGGACCACATCGGCCGGGTCTGGACGGACATGCGCCCGCTGAGCCTGCGCCGCCATCTGGCGGCGGCGGGCGGCTGA
- a CDS encoding lantibiotic dehydratase: MPETVQLPVGGWRLWEHFALRGPGFPAGGVLRMAPPGLAEAADKFLPGGEPAGPEWEAFTEDFDAGAVRTAELLQEIAASPRFRAAVAWQNPAVLRTGVAPFLAWTPTAAGRTSMPRQREELVAHYWQRFCVKNDTIGFFGPVGWGRWDLGRQDIAVDPGSGFLADSRVYFSSWAIDALARSLDADPALRAWIPPRRVPFARIEDGAVRVPGRRPQSVTAKDLAVLGLCDGTRTVAEIAGAAGLSAAEAEESVRALVAGRWVHWRLEVPSGTYPERELRAILERIGDPAVREPALERLAVLERGRDAVAAAGTDAEALTAALGALEADFAALTATEAQRAKGAKTAPCRGVVYSDCRRSATAVLGRGLLDELTPLALCLTAARWMTNRVAGRIRGRLRPVYERLAADGDRVDLASLWLACLPSPHPNAEEDVTAVQAELRAKWARLLEVPEGARRVRLSSRELAERVRAEFDEPGTGWSLARYFSPDVLVLAEDADAVARGDFELLLGEMHCALNTMGASLFVHQHADRDALVAETSRDFPGPRLLPMLPKELPLKWSTRSRPSLERPEDYHVALVDHTGDPFRQRTVLAADVTVEDRDGALVAVLPDGAVYDVLDVYANTLTQRVMDRFTLRPEGDHTPRVSIDRMVVARETWTLPVAEMGFSDDKSEARRFVRARAWARERDLPRFVFVVSPTEPRPFYVDFDSPVYVNIFAKAARRLARKDPGARLVVSEMLPTPEQAWLTDDEGRTYTSELRFVAVDQTVTGLADGGV; the protein is encoded by the coding sequence ATGCCGGAGACCGTTCAACTGCCCGTCGGGGGGTGGCGCCTGTGGGAACACTTCGCGCTGCGGGGGCCGGGCTTCCCGGCCGGTGGCGTGCTGCGGATGGCGCCCCCGGGCCTGGCGGAGGCGGCCGACAAGTTCCTCCCGGGCGGTGAGCCCGCCGGGCCCGAGTGGGAGGCGTTCACGGAGGACTTCGACGCGGGTGCCGTCCGCACCGCTGAGCTGCTCCAGGAGATCGCGGCGAGCCCCCGCTTCCGGGCGGCGGTCGCCTGGCAGAACCCGGCCGTGCTGCGCACCGGGGTGGCGCCGTTCCTGGCGTGGACGCCGACGGCGGCGGGACGGACCAGCATGCCCCGGCAGCGGGAGGAGCTGGTCGCCCACTACTGGCAGCGGTTCTGCGTCAAGAACGACACGATCGGCTTCTTCGGGCCCGTCGGCTGGGGCCGCTGGGACCTGGGCCGGCAGGATATCGCCGTCGATCCGGGCAGCGGGTTCCTCGCCGACTCGCGGGTGTACTTCTCCAGTTGGGCGATCGACGCGCTGGCCCGTTCGCTGGACGCCGACCCGGCGCTGCGGGCGTGGATACCGCCGCGCCGCGTCCCGTTCGCGCGGATCGAGGACGGCGCGGTGCGCGTGCCGGGGCGGCGGCCGCAGTCCGTGACGGCGAAGGACCTGGCGGTGCTGGGTCTGTGCGACGGGACGCGTACGGTCGCGGAGATCGCCGGAGCGGCCGGGCTGTCCGCGGCGGAGGCGGAGGAGTCCGTACGGGCGCTGGTGGCGGGGCGGTGGGTGCACTGGCGGCTGGAGGTGCCGTCCGGCACGTACCCGGAGCGTGAGCTGCGGGCGATCCTGGAGCGGATCGGTGACCCGGCGGTCCGCGAACCGGCCCTTGAGCGGCTGGCCGTGCTGGAGCGGGGCCGCGACGCGGTGGCGGCGGCCGGGACGGACGCCGAGGCGCTGACGGCGGCGCTCGGGGCGCTGGAGGCGGACTTCGCGGCGCTCACCGCCACGGAGGCGCAGCGCGCGAAGGGCGCGAAGACCGCGCCGTGCCGGGGTGTCGTCTACTCCGACTGCCGCCGGTCGGCGACGGCGGTGCTCGGCAGGGGGCTGCTGGACGAACTCACCCCGCTCGCGCTGTGCCTGACGGCGGCCCGGTGGATGACGAACCGGGTGGCCGGGCGCATCCGGGGCCGACTGCGGCCGGTGTACGAGCGGCTCGCCGCGGACGGGGACCGGGTGGACCTGGCGTCCCTGTGGCTGGCGTGCCTGCCGTCGCCGCACCCGAACGCGGAGGAGGACGTGACCGCCGTCCAGGCGGAGCTGCGGGCGAAGTGGGCGCGCCTTTTGGAGGTGCCCGAGGGGGCGCGCCGGGTGCGGCTGTCGTCGCGGGAGCTGGCGGAACGGGTACGGGCCGAGTTCGACGAGCCGGGCACGGGGTGGTCGCTGGCCCGGTACTTCAGCCCGGACGTGCTGGTGCTGGCCGAGGACGCGGACGCGGTGGCGCGCGGCGACTTCGAGCTGCTGCTGGGCGAGATGCACTGCGCGCTGAACACGATGGGCGCCTCGCTCTTCGTGCACCAGCACGCCGACCGGGACGCGCTCGTGGCGGAGACGTCCCGTGACTTCCCGGGGCCCCGGCTGCTTCCGATGCTGCCGAAGGAGCTGCCGCTGAAGTGGTCCACGCGCAGCAGGCCGTCGCTGGAGCGGCCGGAGGACTACCACGTGGCGCTGGTGGACCACACGGGCGACCCGTTCCGTCAGCGCACGGTCCTCGCCGCCGACGTGACGGTGGAGGACCGGGACGGGGCGCTGGTGGCGGTGCTGCCGGACGGTGCCGTGTACGACGTCCTGGACGTGTACGCCAACACGCTGACGCAGCGGGTCATGGACCGGTTCACGCTGCGGCCCGAGGGCGACCACACGCCGCGCGTCAGCATCGACCGGATGGTGGTGGCGCGCGAGACGTGGACGCTGCCGGTCGCGGAGATGGGCTTCAGCGACGACAAGTCGGAGGCGCGGCGGTTCGTACGGGCCCGCGCGTGGGCGCGGGAGCGGGACCTGCCCCGGTTCGTGTTCGTCGTGTCGCCGACGGAGCCGCGCCCGTTCTACGTGGACTTCGACAGCCCCGTGTACGTGAACATCTTCGCCAAGGCTGCGCGCAGGCTGGCCCGGAAGGACCCGGGGGCGCGGCTGGTGGTGAGCGAGATGCTGCCGACGCCGGAGCAGGCGTGGCTGACGGACGACGAGGGCCGGACGTACACGTCGGAGCTGCGGTTCGTCGCCGTGGACCAGACGGTGACCGGCCTGGCCGACGGGGGTGTGTGA